In Agrobacterium sp. RAC06, a single window of DNA contains:
- a CDS encoding tRNA1(Val) (adenine(37)-N6)-methyltransferase — protein sequence MVTRLEPLVDKPLAETVDAFHRGRFYLVQPVGRGHRAGMDAMLLASLVVDDRPIRVADLGAGAGAAGLAVATRLPDASVVLVERSSDMAAFARKSLALPENVKFAQRAEVIEADVTLTGKARFAAGLPDDSFHHVIMNPPFNDPGDRKTPDALKAEAHAMTENLFESWIRTAGAIVMPGGQLSLIARPQSIAEIIAACGRRFGGLEITAIHPRPGENATRILVTAIKGSRAKLQLRAPLLMHDKPDSHAFAPLVDDLNNGRVGYRRLR from the coding sequence ATGGTCACAAGACTAGAGCCCCTCGTCGACAAGCCCTTGGCCGAAACGGTCGACGCCTTTCATCGTGGCCGCTTTTATCTCGTGCAGCCGGTTGGACGCGGCCATCGCGCCGGCATGGATGCCATGCTGCTCGCCTCTCTCGTTGTGGACGATCGCCCGATCCGGGTTGCCGATCTCGGTGCTGGAGCAGGAGCCGCCGGTCTGGCTGTCGCCACCCGCCTTCCCGATGCTTCCGTCGTGCTTGTCGAGCGCTCGAGCGATATGGCCGCCTTTGCCCGCAAGAGCCTCGCACTGCCGGAAAACGTTAAGTTCGCGCAGCGCGCCGAGGTTATCGAGGCCGATGTCACCTTGACCGGCAAGGCGCGCTTCGCAGCGGGCCTCCCTGACGACAGCTTCCACCACGTCATCATGAACCCACCCTTCAACGATCCCGGCGACCGCAAGACGCCGGATGCCCTGAAGGCGGAAGCCCATGCGATGACGGAGAACCTGTTCGAGAGCTGGATCCGCACGGCAGGCGCGATCGTGATGCCCGGCGGTCAACTCTCCCTGATTGCCAGACCACAGTCGATCGCCGAGATCATCGCCGCTTGCGGCAGGCGCTTCGGCGGCCTGGAGATCACGGCGATCCACCCAAGACCCGGCGAAAACGCAACCCGCATCCTGGTTACCGCAATCAAGGGGTCACGGGCGAAGCTACAGCTGCGCGCGCCGCTGCTGATGCACGACAAGCCCGACAGTCACGCCTTCGCCCCCTTGGTCGACGACCTGAACAACGGCCGCGTGGGCTATCGGCGCCTGCGTTGA
- a CDS encoding F0F1 ATP synthase subunit B, with the protein MDSSFFALVALVLFFLLLAYLKVPGMMAKALDERADKIRDELAEAKRLREEAQHLLAEYQRKRKEAEAEAAAIVAAAEREAAALTAEAKQKTEEFVARRNALSEQKIKQAETEAVNAVRAAAVDLAIAAAEKVLAKKSDEAVQQSLFKASVGEVKSRLN; encoded by the coding sequence ATGGACTCTTCATTTTTCGCGCTCGTTGCCCTCGTCCTCTTCTTCCTCCTGCTCGCCTACCTGAAGGTACCGGGCATGATGGCGAAGGCTCTGGATGAGCGCGCCGACAAGATCCGCGACGAGCTGGCCGAAGCCAAGCGCCTGCGCGAAGAGGCTCAGCACCTGCTGGCCGAATACCAGCGCAAGCGCAAGGAAGCCGAAGCCGAGGCTGCAGCCATCGTGGCCGCCGCCGAGCGCGAGGCCGCTGCCCTGACCGCGGAAGCCAAGCAGAAGACCGAAGAGTTTGTTGCACGCCGCAACGCACTCTCCGAGCAGAAGATCAAGCAGGCCGAGACCGAAGCCGTGAACGCCGTTCGCGCTGCAGCCGTCGACCTTGCGATCGCAGCTGCCGAGAAGGTCCTGGCCAAGAAGTCCGACGAAGCCGTGCAGCAGTCGCTGTTCAAGGCCTCCGTCGGTGAAGTGAAGTCGCGCCTGAACTGA
- a CDS encoding ribonuclease HII, producing MKRRTPPDSPGLFPDLPLVPDFSLESRAKRQGLWPVAGTDEAGRGPLAGPVVAAAVILDPKRIPDGLNDSKKLSAAQREVLYEHILAEATVSIASSSPKRIDLIDIRKASLDAMRRAVAGLDQEARHVLADGRDVPLGLLCSGEAVVKGDARSVSIAAASIVAKVMRDRMMVRAGLVYPDYGFEVHAGYGTDRHRSAIVTHGPCPLHRMSFRPLKITATPADADL from the coding sequence ATGAAACGACGCACGCCACCCGATTCTCCTGGCCTCTTTCCAGACTTGCCCCTCGTCCCGGATTTCTCACTTGAGAGCCGCGCCAAGCGCCAGGGCCTTTGGCCGGTGGCCGGGACCGACGAAGCAGGACGCGGGCCTCTGGCAGGCCCGGTGGTCGCCGCAGCCGTGATCCTCGATCCGAAGCGGATCCCCGACGGGCTGAACGACTCCAAGAAGCTTTCCGCCGCCCAGCGTGAGGTCCTCTATGAGCATATCCTGGCCGAAGCGACCGTTTCGATTGCGTCCTCCTCGCCCAAGCGCATCGATCTCATCGACATCCGCAAGGCGAGCCTCGATGCCATGCGCCGGGCCGTGGCCGGCCTCGATCAGGAGGCCCGGCATGTGCTCGCCGATGGTCGCGATGTGCCGCTCGGCCTTTTGTGCTCGGGTGAAGCGGTGGTCAAGGGCGATGCGCGTTCCGTCTCGATCGCTGCCGCCTCGATCGTCGCCAAAGTGATGCGGGACCGGATGATGGTGAGAGCTGGCCTCGTCTATCCCGATTACGGCTTTGAGGTCCATGCGGGCTACGGCACGGACCGCCACCGCAGCGCGATCGTGACCCACGGCCCCTGCCCCTTGCACCGGATGAGTTTCCGACCGCTGAAGATCACCGCCACGCCAGCGGACGCAGACCTCTAG
- a CDS encoding putative signal transducing protein has translation MHEIIRSNDVVLLSFAESLMRDAGIASMIADQSMSILEGSLGMLQRRLLVDSDCVDQARRILTDAGLGAELRDREA, from the coding sequence ATGCATGAGATCATTCGCAGCAACGACGTCGTCCTGCTCTCCTTTGCCGAAAGCCTGATGCGCGACGCCGGGATCGCTTCGATGATCGCAGACCAGTCCATGAGCATCCTCGAGGGTTCGCTCGGCATGCTGCAGCGCCGCCTGTTGGTCGATTCGGACTGTGTCGACCAGGCCCGCCGCATCCTGACCGATGCCGGCCTTGGGGCAGAACTGCGCGACCGCGAAGCGTGA
- the moaB gene encoding molybdenum cofactor biosynthesis protein B has product MSRIDESRPFIPVGIAVLTVSDTRSLSDDKSGDTLVARIEEAGHRLVARAIVKDDKTTIRDQVETWTKTPEIDVVITTGGTGFTGRDVTPEALEPLFEKRMDGFSEVFHRISYDKIGTSTIQSRATGGVANATFIFVLPGSPGACKDAWDGIIKPQLDYRHMPCNFVEIMPRLDEHLKRSQG; this is encoded by the coding sequence ATGAGCCGCATCGACGAAAGCCGCCCCTTCATTCCCGTTGGCATTGCGGTGCTCACCGTTTCCGACACCCGCAGCCTTTCCGACGACAAATCCGGGGACACGCTGGTCGCGCGCATCGAAGAGGCTGGTCACCGGCTTGTTGCCCGGGCGATCGTCAAGGACGACAAGACGACGATCCGGGACCAGGTCGAGACCTGGACGAAGACGCCCGAGATCGATGTCGTCATCACCACCGGTGGCACGGGCTTTACCGGGCGGGATGTCACGCCCGAGGCCTTGGAGCCGCTGTTCGAAAAGCGCATGGACGGCTTTTCCGAAGTCTTCCACCGCATCTCTTATGACAAGATCGGCACCTCGACGATCCAGTCCCGCGCGACGGGTGGCGTTGCCAACGCCACATTCATCTTCGTGCTGCCGGGCTCGCCCGGCGCCTGCAAGGATGCGTGGGACGGTATCATCAAGCCGCAGCTCGACTATCGGCACATGCCCTGCAATTTCGTGGAAATCATGCCCAGGCTCGACGAGCATCTGAAGCGCAGCCAAGGCTGA
- a CDS encoding F0F1 ATP synthase subunit B, with amino-acid sequence MFVTPAFAQETPAEGQLHTETGVAHDEAHGGGVFPPFDFSTYPSQLLWLVITFGVFYMLMQKVIVPRVGGILENRHDRIAQDLDEASRLKSEADAAIETYERELTAAKAKAGQIASAARDASKAKADAERAAIETELSAKIAAAESRIADIKARAFAEVDTIAIDTVGAIVEELIGAKSTAADIKAAVSGVAKQGA; translated from the coding sequence CAGCTTCACACAGAGACCGGCGTGGCCCACGACGAGGCTCATGGCGGCGGCGTGTTCCCGCCGTTCGATTTTTCGACCTATCCGTCGCAGCTTCTGTGGCTGGTGATCACGTTCGGCGTGTTCTACATGCTCATGCAGAAGGTCATCGTCCCGCGCGTCGGCGGCATTCTTGAGAACCGCCACGACCGCATCGCCCAGGATCTCGACGAGGCTTCTCGTCTGAAGTCCGAAGCCGATGCTGCCATCGAAACCTACGAGCGCGAATTGACTGCGGCCAAGGCGAAAGCCGGCCAGATCGCTTCTGCCGCTCGTGATGCATCCAAGGCCAAGGCCGATGCGGAGCGTGCTGCGATCGAGACGGAACTGTCCGCCAAGATCGCCGCTGCCGAAAGCCGCATCGCCGACATCAAGGCTCGCGCTTTTGCTGAAGTCGACACGATCGCGATCGACACTGTCGGCGCAATCGTTGAAGAACTGATCGGCGCCAAGTCGACCGCGGCCGACATCAAGGCCGCCGTCTCCGGCGTCGCAAAGCAGGGGGCCTAA
- a CDS encoding PA0069 family radical SAM protein — translation MTELSLVSQAAFQPGNTADIADALMNASGMRIEIDRRRGRAAGINPAGRFESQERVAFDDGWHTLEDMPPFRTEVQVEKPRTVITRNDSPDIPFDRSINPYRGCEHGCIYCFARPTHSYMGLSAGLDFEAKLFAKPDAPRLLERELSKPGYKVKPIAIGTNTDPYQPIEREWRIMRQILEVLDKANHPVVIVTKSALILRDIDILTSMAERGLVKVGISVTTLDRKLARTMEPRASTPAKRLEAIKTLSEAGIPVAVMMAPIIPALNDHEIERILDSGKAAGATEASYVLLRLPLEVSPLFRDWLLQNYPDRYRHVMSLVRSMRDGKDYDAEFGKRMKGAGPYAWQISRRFEMTTKRLGLMRRSLHLREDLFISPDSDGVQLSLL, via the coding sequence ATGACCGAGCTGTCTCTTGTGAGCCAGGCTGCCTTTCAGCCCGGCAATACGGCAGATATTGCCGATGCGCTGATGAACGCGTCCGGCATGCGGATCGAGATCGATCGGCGGCGCGGACGTGCGGCCGGGATCAATCCGGCCGGCCGGTTCGAGAGCCAGGAGCGCGTCGCCTTCGATGACGGCTGGCATACGCTCGAGGACATGCCGCCCTTCAGGACCGAAGTTCAGGTCGAGAAGCCGCGCACGGTCATCACCCGCAACGATTCACCCGACATTCCCTTCGACCGTTCGATCAACCCCTATCGCGGCTGCGAGCATGGCTGCATCTACTGCTTCGCCCGGCCGACCCACAGCTATATGGGCCTGTCGGCAGGCCTCGACTTCGAGGCCAAGCTGTTTGCCAAGCCGGATGCGCCACGCCTGCTGGAACGGGAACTGTCGAAGCCGGGCTACAAGGTGAAACCGATCGCGATCGGCACCAATACCGATCCATATCAGCCGATTGAACGGGAATGGCGCATCATGCGACAGATCCTGGAAGTCCTGGACAAGGCGAACCATCCGGTTGTGATCGTGACGAAGTCCGCGCTCATCCTGCGCGATATCGACATCCTGACGTCGATGGCAGAGCGCGGGCTGGTGAAAGTCGGCATCTCGGTGACGACGCTGGATCGCAAACTGGCACGGACGATGGAGCCCCGTGCCTCGACACCGGCCAAACGGCTGGAGGCGATCAAGACGCTTTCAGAGGCCGGCATTCCTGTGGCCGTTATGATGGCGCCGATCATTCCCGCTCTCAACGATCACGAAATCGAACGCATTCTCGACAGCGGCAAGGCCGCAGGGGCGACTGAGGCGAGTTATGTGCTGTTGCGCCTGCCGCTCGAAGTGAGCCCGCTATTTCGCGACTGGCTGCTGCAGAACTATCCGGACCGCTATCGTCACGTGATGTCACTGGTTCGCTCGATGCGCGACGGCAAGGATTATGATGCCGAATTCGGCAAGCGGATGAAGGGAGCCGGTCCCTATGCCTGGCAGATCAGCCGTCGCTTCGAGATGACGACCAAGCGGCTCGGCCTGATGCGCCGCAGCCTGCATCTCAGGGAAGACCTGTTCATCTCGCCCGACAGCGACGGAGTGCAGCTCTCGCTGCTCTGA
- a CDS encoding S49 family peptidase — MADFLKRLVPKRFQKKGVVIPVVRLHGPIMSGGSRFRPALNLSSVAGQLEKAFGMKDSPAVALSINSPGGSPVQSRMIYDRIRALAEEKNKRVLVFVEDVAASGGYMIAIAGDEIIADATSIVGSIGVVSGGFGFPELLKKIGVERRVYTAGENKVILDPFQPEKESDIEYLKTLQLEIHEIFIDMVKARRSTVLADDPAIFSGLFWTGRKGLELGLVDRLGGLREEIKTRYGKDARLELIGAHKGLFGRRAAGIGAFAAPDQIAVQAVAGLAETLEEKALWGRYGL; from the coding sequence ATGGCAGACTTTCTGAAACGGCTGGTTCCCAAGCGCTTCCAGAAAAAGGGCGTCGTCATTCCGGTCGTCAGGCTGCACGGACCGATCATGAGCGGCGGCTCGCGCTTTCGCCCTGCCTTGAACCTCTCCTCGGTTGCCGGCCAGCTGGAAAAGGCATTCGGCATGAAGGATAGCCCCGCCGTGGCCCTGTCGATCAACTCGCCGGGCGGTTCCCCCGTCCAGTCGCGGATGATCTATGATCGCATCCGGGCGCTGGCCGAAGAAAAGAATAAGCGTGTGCTCGTCTTCGTCGAGGATGTCGCAGCGTCCGGCGGCTACATGATCGCGATCGCCGGCGACGAGATCATCGCCGATGCGACCTCGATTGTCGGCTCGATCGGTGTCGTCTCTGGCGGTTTCGGCTTCCCCGAACTCCTGAAGAAGATCGGCGTTGAACGCCGTGTCTACACGGCGGGTGAGAACAAGGTGATCCTCGATCCTTTCCAGCCGGAGAAGGAAAGCGATATCGAATACCTGAAGACCCTGCAGCTTGAGATCCACGAAATCTTCATCGACATGGTCAAGGCGCGCCGCAGCACGGTGCTTGCAGACGATCCGGCAATCTTCTCCGGTCTGTTCTGGACGGGCCGCAAAGGCCTGGAACTCGGCCTCGTCGATCGCCTCGGCGGCCTGCGTGAAGAAATCAAGACCCGCTATGGCAAGGATGCGCGCCTCGAACTGATCGGTGCCCATAAGGGCCTTTTCGGCCGCCGCGCGGCAGGTATCGGTGCTTTTGCTGCGCCTGACCAGATCGCGGTTCAGGCAGTCGCCGGCCTTGCCGAGACACTCGAAGAAAAGGCACTATGGGGTCGCTACGGTCTTTGA
- a CDS encoding polyprenyl synthetase family protein, translated as MGVVIPLEESKNKQASVKPLVDLTKSGMERVNQLILSKAGSDVQMIPEVANHLISSGGKRLRPMLTLATAAMFGYEGDHHIKLATSVEFMHTATLLHDDVVDESDLRRGKNTARTIWGNQASVLVGDFLLGQAFRMMVEVGSLEALDVLSTAACVIAEGEVLQLSVAKNMETTEDDYLAVIRAKTAALFAAAAEVGPIVAGTDKATRSAMKSYGMNLGLAFQLVDDVLDYGGKAAETGKNVGDDFREGKITLPVILSYRRGTAAEREFWKESIEGGLNDDVRLERALGLIGKYGALTDTIQRAQHYGTIARDALAPLPETPWKSALNDVIDFCISRVN; from the coding sequence TTGGGCGTAGTCATACCGCTTGAGGAAAGCAAAAACAAACAGGCATCCGTCAAGCCTCTGGTGGACCTGACCAAAAGCGGCATGGAGCGCGTCAATCAGCTGATCCTGTCGAAGGCAGGCTCTGACGTTCAGATGATCCCGGAGGTGGCAAACCACCTGATCTCATCGGGCGGCAAGCGACTACGCCCGATGCTCACGCTCGCGACAGCCGCCATGTTCGGCTACGAGGGCGACCATCACATCAAGCTCGCGACCTCCGTTGAGTTCATGCACACGGCAACGCTGCTGCATGACGACGTGGTGGACGAGAGCGATCTTCGCCGTGGCAAAAACACAGCCCGCACCATCTGGGGCAACCAGGCAAGCGTGCTGGTCGGCGACTTCCTGCTCGGTCAGGCATTTCGCATGATGGTCGAAGTCGGCTCGCTCGAGGCGCTCGACGTGCTCTCGACCGCGGCCTGCGTGATCGCCGAGGGTGAGGTGCTGCAGCTCTCCGTCGCCAAGAACATGGAGACGACGGAAGACGATTATCTCGCTGTCATCCGCGCCAAGACGGCAGCGCTGTTTGCGGCTGCCGCCGAAGTCGGCCCGATTGTCGCCGGCACTGACAAGGCGACCCGCAGCGCCATGAAATCCTATGGCATGAATCTCGGCCTTGCCTTCCAGCTGGTCGACGACGTGCTCGACTACGGCGGCAAGGCTGCCGAGACCGGCAAGAATGTCGGAGATGATTTCCGCGAGGGCAAGATTACCCTGCCGGTCATCCTCTCCTATCGCCGTGGCACGGCTGCCGAGCGGGAATTCTGGAAGGAATCGATCGAAGGCGGGCTGAACGATGATGTGCGGCTCGAAAGGGCGCTCGGCCTGATCGGCAAGTATGGCGCGCTCACCGACACGATCCAGCGAGCACAGCATTACGGCACCATCGCACGCGATGCACTGGCGCCGCTACCCGAGACGCCGTGGAAGAGCGCCCTCAACGACGTGATCGACTTCTGCATCTCCCGCGTGAATTGA
- a CDS encoding tetratricopeptide repeat protein → MRQSFALRTLAGTALALLLSVSQAPLALAAATAQSTEAESFDIGSVESFAGAFLAARTAETDRDYPSAVKFYKKALEFTPNELELQQRLMIALIMNGEFDEGADLAKVLENDPAVERVTSVALGFRAMRDGDYAQALKHFKYQGPNDLDRLMNQLLIAWSKVGEGKGEEALKLVQDLDGPSWYGIFRNYNAGVMAAMIGDVDAARSALTDTVTDRNGGATAPDTFARSVIALATLEAQAGNKQKALDALAAGDELITNFAPFKALRTEIESGSQPKPVVTTAAQGAAGVLFSIGGALNREGAEDTVMLYLQLSHALDKDAADTLILLGGIAENAKQPEKAIAFYRQVPETSPMRRISELQLGLTLAETGKVQEAREHLLALIASDPQDIRSYLAYGSVLSDAKDYAAMAENYDKAIEIIGPNPARNHWSVFFQRGIAYERLKKWDTAEPNFHKALELNPDQPQVLNYLGYSWVDMNRNLQEGLEMIKKAVELRPDDGYIVDSLGWAYYRLGRFEEAVVELERAVELRAGDPTINDHLGDAYWRVGRKLEAKYQWKRALASEPEEVEVPKIQAKIDKGLPAIESDAAKVETKPVEEPKKDDKKT, encoded by the coding sequence ATGCGGCAAAGCTTTGCCCTTCGCACTCTCGCCGGCACCGCGCTCGCGCTGCTGCTCAGCGTCTCGCAGGCGCCGCTGGCGCTTGCTGCTGCCACTGCCCAGTCCACAGAGGCCGAGAGCTTCGATATCGGTAGCGTCGAATCCTTTGCGGGCGCCTTCCTGGCAGCCCGGACTGCGGAAACGGATCGCGATTATCCGAGCGCGGTGAAGTTCTACAAGAAGGCCCTGGAATTCACGCCGAACGAGCTGGAGCTTCAGCAGCGTCTGATGATCGCGCTCATCATGAACGGTGAGTTCGACGAGGGCGCGGATCTCGCCAAGGTTCTGGAAAACGATCCGGCCGTGGAGCGCGTCACCTCCGTAGCCCTCGGATTTCGAGCCATGCGAGACGGCGACTATGCCCAAGCCCTGAAGCATTTCAAATATCAGGGGCCGAACGATCTCGACCGGCTGATGAACCAGCTGCTGATCGCCTGGAGCAAGGTCGGCGAAGGCAAGGGCGAGGAAGCTCTGAAGCTCGTGCAGGATCTCGATGGTCCGAGCTGGTACGGCATTTTCCGCAACTACAATGCTGGCGTGATGGCCGCCATGATCGGCGACGTCGATGCCGCGCGCAGCGCGCTGACCGACACGGTCACCGATCGCAATGGCGGTGCGACGGCGCCCGATACCTTTGCCCGTTCGGTGATCGCGCTTGCGACACTTGAGGCGCAGGCCGGCAACAAGCAGAAGGCACTCGATGCTCTCGCGGCCGGCGACGAACTGATCACCAACTTCGCCCCCTTCAAGGCGCTCCGCACCGAGATCGAATCCGGCAGCCAGCCGAAACCGGTTGTCACAACGGCGGCGCAGGGGGCGGCCGGTGTTCTCTTCTCGATCGGAGGCGCGCTGAACCGTGAAGGCGCCGAAGACACTGTCATGCTGTATCTCCAGCTTTCCCATGCGCTGGACAAGGATGCCGCCGACACGCTGATCCTGCTCGGCGGGATCGCCGAGAATGCAAAGCAGCCGGAAAAGGCGATCGCGTTTTACCGGCAGGTGCCGGAGACCTCGCCGATGCGGCGCATTTCCGAGCTCCAGCTTGGCCTGACGCTCGCCGAAACCGGAAAAGTTCAGGAAGCGCGCGAACATCTGCTCGCCCTGATTGCCTCCGATCCGCAGGATATCAGAAGCTACCTCGCCTATGGCAGCGTGCTGTCCGATGCCAAGGATTATGCGGCCATGGCGGAGAATTATGACAAGGCGATCGAGATCATCGGTCCGAACCCGGCGCGGAACCACTGGTCGGTGTTCTTCCAGCGTGGCATCGCCTATGAGCGGCTGAAGAAGTGGGACACGGCGGAGCCAAACTTCCACAAGGCGCTGGAGCTCAACCCCGATCAGCCGCAGGTGCTGAATTATCTCGGCTATTCCTGGGTCGACATGAACCGCAATCTCCAGGAAGGTCTGGAGATGATCAAGAAGGCGGTCGAGCTTCGGCCGGACGACGGCTACATCGTCGATTCGCTCGGCTGGGCCTATTATCGCCTTGGTCGCTTCGAAGAGGCGGTGGTCGAACTGGAACGCGCCGTCGAGCTGCGTGCCGGTGACCCGACGATCAACGACCATCTGGGCGATGCCTACTGGCGCGTCGGGCGCAAGCTGGAAGCCAAGTATCAGTGGAAGCGGGCGCTGGCCTCCGAGCCGGAAGAGGTCGAAGTTCCGAAGATCCAGGCAAAGATCGACAAGGGCCTTCCGGCGATCGAGTCTGATGCCGCCAAGGTCGAGACCAAACCGGTCGAAGAGCCCAAGAAAGACGACAAGAAGACCTGA
- a CDS encoding 4-(cytidine 5'-diphospho)-2-C-methyl-D-erythritol kinase, whose protein sequence is MKDIAERRPERIVETAPAKINLALHVTGRRDDGYHLLDSLVTFAEDGDELTFETADTDSFRIVGRFGAALSGDDNLVLNARDLLRAALDECGQPHGAVSILLDKSLPIASGIGGGSADAAATLRGLLRLWKAELPAETLQQIAVQLGADVPMCLASTPLRARGIGETIETVAMPSVPLVLINPLKPVSTPEIFRSLQRRDNDPIGEMDQSSSLSAWMQSLSALRNDLQPPAEALVPEIAEACDLLRQSLAGFVRMSGSGATCFGLYETEAAAMKAALALSAYRPNWYVLLTRTVQGESR, encoded by the coding sequence ATGAAAGACATTGCAGAGCGCCGGCCGGAGCGGATCGTCGAGACGGCTCCGGCCAAGATCAACCTTGCTTTGCACGTCACAGGTCGGCGGGACGACGGCTATCATCTTCTCGACAGTCTCGTGACCTTTGCCGAGGACGGCGACGAACTCACCTTCGAGACGGCAGACACAGACAGTTTCCGTATCGTCGGGCGCTTTGGGGCTGCGCTTTCAGGCGATGACAATCTGGTTCTGAATGCGCGCGATCTGCTTCGGGCCGCCCTCGATGAATGCGGCCAGCCACATGGCGCTGTTTCCATTCTTCTCGACAAGAGCCTGCCGATCGCGTCGGGGATCGGCGGTGGTTCGGCGGATGCCGCAGCGACATTGCGCGGTCTCCTCAGGCTCTGGAAGGCGGAGCTGCCGGCGGAGACGTTGCAGCAGATCGCAGTGCAGCTAGGCGCCGATGTGCCGATGTGCCTTGCCTCGACGCCGCTGCGCGCGCGCGGGATCGGCGAGACGATCGAGACAGTTGCCATGCCCTCCGTACCGCTGGTGCTGATCAATCCGCTGAAGCCCGTTTCCACGCCGGAGATCTTTCGCAGCCTTCAGCGCCGCGACAATGATCCGATCGGCGAGATGGACCAATCTTCCAGTCTCTCTGCGTGGATGCAGTCGCTCTCCGCCCTGCGCAACGACCTGCAGCCGCCGGCAGAAGCGCTGGTGCCCGAGATTGCCGAGGCCTGCGATCTGCTGCGGCAGAGCCTGGCAGGTTTTGTGCGCATGTCTGGCTCTGGCGCCACCTGTTTCGGGCTCTACGAGACCGAGGCTGCGGCGATGAAGGCGGCCTTGGCGCTTTCGGCCTATCGGCCGAACTGGTATGTGCTCCTCACACGTACCGTTCAGGGAGAGAGCCGATGA
- a CDS encoding glycosyl transferase yields the protein MLTVIMECHDQEPELAQTLSVLVAGAVEGLVSDVIVLDHGSTDGSSLVADAAGCRFYQQWDMKDVLATARGEWLLLIEPGARLGQGWVDEVAEYVALNKAPARFSESRLYRQPFYRRLTRSTPLLENGLLIPKRQAQGLAGEGRELLQLARGHKPRRLASEIIPSWVAREARR from the coding sequence ATGCTGACAGTGATCATGGAATGCCACGACCAGGAACCCGAGCTCGCACAGACCTTGTCCGTGCTGGTGGCCGGCGCTGTCGAGGGTCTGGTCAGCGATGTCATCGTGCTTGACCACGGCTCGACCGATGGTTCGTCCTTGGTTGCCGACGCTGCCGGATGCCGATTTTATCAGCAGTGGGACATGAAGGACGTGCTGGCGACAGCGCGCGGCGAATGGCTGCTCCTCATCGAACCCGGTGCGCGGCTCGGCCAGGGCTGGGTGGACGAGGTCGCGGAATATGTCGCGCTCAATAAGGCGCCCGCCCGTTTCTCCGAATCGCGGCTTTACCGGCAGCCCTTCTACCGGCGGCTGACCCGCTCGACGCCGCTGCTCGAGAATGGCCTGCTGATCCCGAAGCGTCAGGCACAGGGGTTGGCTGGCGAGGGCAGGGAACTGCTTCAGCTTGCGCGCGGTCACAAGCCGCGCCGTCTCGCCTCCGAGATCATTCCGTCCTGGGTCGCCCGTGAGGCGCGCCGCTGA